The genomic interval TCCAAAGACCTGCACGTGGCCGGACTGCCGTTCCGAAAACAGGTCGCCCGCTCCTCTGAGGTCCAGATCGCGCTCGCTGATCGCAAAGCCCGCGCCCGGTCGACTAAACTCCTCCAGAACGGCCAGGCGCTTTTCGGATTGCTCGGACGTCGAGTCGGTCAGCAGATGTGCGAAGGCCCGCGTTCCGCCGCGTCCGACCCGCCCTCTGAGCTGGTGAAGCTGGGCCAGGCCGAACTTTTCGGGCCAGCACACCACGATGGTATTCGCCCTGGGAATATCGAGCCCACTCTCTACGATGTTGGTTGCCAGCAAGACGTCCGCGTCGCCTTCAACGAAGCGCATCATCCGGTCGTCGATGTCATCGACGGGCAACCGGCCGTGGAGAGAGACGATGCGGAGATCGGGAGCCACCGATTGCACGCGCGCCAGCATCGGATCCAGATCCTGGATGCGCGGACAGATCAGGAAGCTTTGCCCGTGTCGCCTCTGCTCTCGCAGCAGCGCCGCGGCAATGGCCGCATCCGACAGCGGTGCGATCCTGGTTACGATCGGGAGACGATGGACGGGCGGGGACGCGATGACGCTGAGGTCCCGAAAACCTGCAAGGCCCGCCGCAAGGGTTCGCGGGATCGGCGTGGCGCTCATCCAGAGCGCATGGGCACCTTTTGCCAGCCCGGACAGCATCGCCTTCTCGGCCGCGCCAAAATGCTGCTCTTCGTCGATGATCACGAGGCCAAGGTCAGCAAACCTGACGTCCTTCGCGGCTAGCGCCTGCGTGCCGACCACGACTTTGAGTTTTCCGCTGCGCAGCCCTTCCTTCGCCGCCCTCGTCTCCGGCGCCGAATTGGCGCGCGACAGGCTTGCGACCTCGATACCGAAGGGACCGAACCGCTTGCGAAACGTTTCGACATGCTGCCTTGCCAAGACCGTTGTCGGCACCGCAATCGCCACCTGCTTTCCCGCAAGCGCGACGGCGGCTGCCGCCCGCAATGCCACCTCGGTCTTGCCAAAGCCGACGTCGCCGCAGATCACGCGGTCCATGGGATGACCTGACGCCAGATCATCGAGCACGTCCTGAATGGCTTTTGCCTGGTCCACCGTCGTGAAATAGGGAAAGCGCGCGACGAACCTCTCGTATCCCGGACCGGGAGGGACCAGTTTGGGCGCGCGCCGACGGCGGCGCTGGCTGATGTGTTTGGCAAGCTGTTTTGCGGCAGCCTGGATCTCCTGCTCCGCCTCGGTGCGTCGAGCCCACCACGTACTTCCGTCCGCCCTGTCCAGCGCCAGCTTGCCGCGCTCCGCCGCATACGGCCAGATCAACGCAAGATCGGCCGGTGGAACGAGGATCGCGTTGTCTCCGGCGGAGGCCAGCCTGATCATCTCCCGCCGCGTCCCGCCGCCCATGTCGACGGTCTGCAAGCCATCGAGCAAGGCCAGCCCGCGCTGCAGATGGACGACAACAGAGCCTTGCTCCGGTACATCGGGGTGATCGAACGCGGCGTTCCAAGCCCTGGCCATGGGCTGCGGATGATGAGCCCGGCTGCCGAGCACGTCGGATGCCGTCACGATGACGAGCGGCTTCTTGCCAACGCCAACGAAGCCGACATCGAAATCAGCCAACAGCGCGCCTTCGTCGCTCCGTGCCTTCGTCACTGCGTTCCAATCGGCGAACCGCTCGGCCTTGATCCCGCTCATGCGCTCCATTGCGCGCAAATCGTCCTCGACGGCCGCGACGAAAAGCAGCCGCGATCCTGCGCGCTGGGTATCGGCGACGAATGTGCGGAAAGCCTTTCTCGGCGTGGGGACTTTCGAAAACTCCTGCGTCGGGCTGAAAGCCGCTTTTCGCGGCAGCACGCTCATCCGCTTCTTCAGCCGCTTCCACTCCCCTTCGCCCAAATACTCGCGTTCCGCTTCCCTTCGGCCGGCCTCCTTGATCGTACCGAGCCAGCTTTCGGCGTGGGCCAACACCCCGGCATCCACAATCCACCGGGCGCGACCGCAATAGTCCGGTAGCGTTGCTCGCTGTGCGCGCTTGCCTCCAAACGCGAGCCGTTCGGACATGGGATCGACGATCAACTCCTTGGTCTCGAAGACGACTTCGTGCTCGATGGGGTCAACGGCCACGATCCGCCGAACCAAACCATCAGAGTGCTCTATCCTGAACGGACCAAGCGCGCCCGCGGGAAACACCTCGAAGGTCTTGCCGTGGAACAGAACGCCCCCCGGGTACTCCGCCTCCTCGTCGAGATCGTAGCCAAGGGCGGCCAGTCGGTCTTCCAGCTCCTGCTCGGAGAAAGCCGCCTCCACCTTCAGGCTCAGGCTCGACCGCAACCAGTTCGCCGGCGGCGGAAGGCGCTCCATGATGGCCTCTGCCGTCGACACCAGGAAAACGGGTTTCTTTGTCCTGGCCAGACGCCGCAATACCGCGCTGCGCCGGCCGGCAATCTCTCGCGACGGCTCAAGGCCATCGAATGGCAGGGTATTCAACCGCGGAAACACCAGCACATCGACCGAAGGATCGAGCGCGTGGATGATGCCGCCGAGCCGCTCCGCCCGGTTCTCGTCTTCACAAAGGAAGACGATGCCGTCGCGGCCGGACTTTCCCCATTGTTCGAGAAGGTGGAGGGCCACCATGCCAAGCGGCGAGGACGAGGAGATCGCGAAACGCGGTGGGCTCTTCTTTTTCTTCGTCGCGCCAATCGTGGCGCGGGCCTTTTTGGGATGCCCCACGTCGAATCCATCGATGTTTCATAAGAGGAGTTGGTCGACGCTGGTAGCGCAATTCCGCCCGCAGTGTCCAACGACCTCTTACGCGCTCGTAATCGTGTTGACCAGCGTTCGCGGGTGCGCCGAGTTCCAGCCTAAAGCGCGATGGCGTTAGGTCGAATCGTCATCGTGCTTTAGCTCATTGTTTGAGCATGATCTTTTCGGAAAACCGCTGTGCACTTTTCCGGATCATGCTTTAGTCGTCTTGCGACAAGTTCTTTCGCGACGGAGGCGCCGTAATCGCCCCTCCCTCGCCGACCGACAGGTCGCGGCCGCCCTGCTCGGGGCGCTCGGCCTCGTCCTTCTCGGGATCCGGCCTCTGAGAAATAGGCACGTCCCGTGGCTTCTTTGGCATCGTCGGCCTCCGCCACGATAAGACGCGAGGCCCGAAATCGTTCATTGCCTATTCATCTGCGACAACGCCACCTGACGCCGTCGGAGCTTTCGAACCCAATCTGCAGCTGCAACTTCTGAACGTGCCGGCAGAATCGAGGACCAACGCGGTCATTTTCGCACGAAGAGCCAGCTAGTAGCCGATTGCAGCCCCGTCACTGCGCGGGTCAGACCCTCCACCCAGGATTCCGGTTTGTGGATCGACCGTAATGCCGTGAGCGTGGCCGGCCATCTCGTTCCATGCGCCCCAGCGATTGATGATGTGCCCCCTCTGCGCAAGCGCCCGCAGGGTCTCGTCGGGAAGGCGGCCTTCCAGGTGCAGGGTGTCCCGCGCCTCGCCAAGCCCGAACCGGCCGGACAGGAAGCGTGGCATTTCGATCGCCTCCTGGATATCGAGGCCAAAATCGATCATCGCCGAATAGAGCTGCAACTGGATCTGCGGTTGTCCGTCCGCCCCCATGCAGCCGAGCACGCTCCACAGTCTGCCATCGCGCTTGGCGATGGAAGCGATCAACGTGTGCAAGGGAATCTTGCCGGGTTCGAGGCGATTGGGATGGTCGGGATCGAGTGAGAAGTAGGCGCTGCGGTTCTGGAGCACCACGCCGGTGCGGCCGGCAACGAGGCAGGATCCGAACGCGCCATATAGACTCTGGATCAGCGAGACAGCATTGCCCTCCCCGTCGACCGCGGCAACATAGACGGTGTCACCGGCGAGACTCCCGTAGGACGGGACCTGGTCCCATCGCAGCGCCGAGCGGATGTCGATCAATTCGGCGCGCTTGGCCGCGTATGATTTGGAGATCAGCCTTTCGACCGGCACTTCGGCGAAGGCGGGATCGGCGAGCACGCCGTCGCGGTCGTGATAGGCGATCTGCTTCGCCTGCACCATGAGATGCACGCGCTCCGGTCCGAGCAGATCCCTTTTGTGCAGCTCATAGGGTTCGAGCAGGTTGAGCATCTCGAGCACCGAAAAGCCCTGGGTCGGCGGCGGGGTGTTGTAGATCTCGACATCGCGGTAGCGGCCCACAAGTGGCGCGCCCCAGCTCGCCGTCTGCTGCTCAAGATCAACGTCTCGAAAGAAGCCTCCCGCCTCGCGCGCGAAGCGTGCCAGCTCTTCGGCAACTGCCCCGCGGTAGAAGCCGGCCCAACCCGCATCCGCAATGGCTTGCAGCGTGCGGGCGAGATCCGGATTTGCCAGCTTCGCTCCGGGCGCCGGGGTCTCTCCACCGGGCAGGAACAGCGCGGCAGCCTCAGCCTGTCGTGCAAGCTCGCCCCGCATCAGATCGATGAAGCTCGCAAGCCGAGCCGTGACGGGAAATCCGTCCCGCGCGCAAGAGATCGCGTTCTCGAGTACCTTCGCAAGCGGCAGTCGCCCATGTGCCTGATGGGCTTCGGTCCAGCTTGCGACTGCGCCAGGCACCGTCAGCGTCGCAGGAATGATTCCGCGCAGTGGGATCTCGCTCATACCCCTCTCGCGCAACGCTGCCAGCGATGCCGTGCCGGCCGCCTTCCCGCCACCGTTGAGGAATTTGACGGCGCCGCTGCGTCCCTCGTGGATCAGCCAGAACGCATCGCCGCCGAGCCCCGTCCTGTGCGGATACATGACCGCCAGGACGGCGCTGGTGGCAAGCGCGGCATCGGCGGCGGAGCCGCCTGCACGCAAGATGTCGATGCCCGCGCTCGAGGCCAGCGCATGCGGCGACGTCACCATTCCGCGCGGCGCAAGGGTCACGGGGCGACCGGTG from Bradyrhizobium arachidis carries:
- the ggt gene encoding gamma-glutamyltransferase, whose translation is MEITTGRPVTLAPRGMVTSPHALASSAGIDILRAGGSAADAALATSAVLAVMYPHRTGLGGDAFWLIHEGRSGAVKFLNGGGKAAGTASLAALRERGMSEIPLRGIIPATLTVPGAVASWTEAHQAHGRLPLAKVLENAISCARDGFPVTARLASFIDLMRGELARQAEAAALFLPGGETPAPGAKLANPDLARTLQAIADAGWAGFYRGAVAEELARFAREAGGFFRDVDLEQQTASWGAPLVGRYRDVEIYNTPPPTQGFSVLEMLNLLEPYELHKRDLLGPERVHLMVQAKQIAYHDRDGVLADPAFAEVPVERLISKSYAAKRAELIDIRSALRWDQVPSYGSLAGDTVYVAAVDGEGNAVSLIQSLYGAFGSCLVAGRTGVVLQNRSAYFSLDPDHPNRLEPGKIPLHTLIASIAKRDGRLWSVLGCMGADGQPQIQLQLYSAMIDFGLDIQEAIEMPRFLSGRFGLGEARDTLHLEGRLPDETLRALAQRGHIINRWGAWNEMAGHAHGITVDPQTGILGGGSDPRSDGAAIGY
- a CDS encoding DEAD/DEAH box helicase; protein product: MVALHLLEQWGKSGRDGIVFLCEDENRAERLGGIIHALDPSVDVLVFPRLNTLPFDGLEPSREIAGRRSAVLRRLARTKKPVFLVSTAEAIMERLPPPANWLRSSLSLKVEAAFSEQELEDRLAALGYDLDEEAEYPGGVLFHGKTFEVFPAGALGPFRIEHSDGLVRRIVAVDPIEHEVVFETKELIVDPMSERLAFGGKRAQRATLPDYCGRARWIVDAGVLAHAESWLGTIKEAGRREAEREYLGEGEWKRLKKRMSVLPRKAAFSPTQEFSKVPTPRKAFRTFVADTQRAGSRLLFVAAVEDDLRAMERMSGIKAERFADWNAVTKARSDEGALLADFDVGFVGVGKKPLVIVTASDVLGSRAHHPQPMARAWNAAFDHPDVPEQGSVVVHLQRGLALLDGLQTVDMGGGTRREMIRLASAGDNAILVPPADLALIWPYAAERGKLALDRADGSTWWARRTEAEQEIQAAAKQLAKHISQRRRRRAPKLVPPGPGYERFVARFPYFTTVDQAKAIQDVLDDLASGHPMDRVICGDVGFGKTEVALRAAAAVALAGKQVAIAVPTTVLARQHVETFRKRFGPFGIEVASLSRANSAPETRAAKEGLRSGKLKVVVGTQALAAKDVRFADLGLVIIDEEQHFGAAEKAMLSGLAKGAHALWMSATPIPRTLAAGLAGFRDLSVIASPPVHRLPIVTRIAPLSDAAIAAALLREQRRHGQSFLICPRIQDLDPMLARVQSVAPDLRIVSLHGRLPVDDIDDRMMRFVEGDADVLLATNIVESGLDIPRANTIVVCWPEKFGLAQLHQLRGRVGRGGTRAFAHLLTDSTSEQSEKRLAVLEEFSRPGAGFAISERDLDLRGAGDLFSERQSGHVQVFGPVLYSHLLKLASEKTSDGGGELWVPDLNLPLADMLPASYVQSESVRLEIYGRAARCRSEDDLEDLEEETSRRFGKLPQPAHDFFAAARLRIECKRRGIVRLDVGHEAVAATFLPGRLRKSKARSLQRDGDRVVYASRGQEDPFVRVEEFLDLLDD